Proteins found in one Oncorhynchus keta strain PuntledgeMale-10-30-2019 chromosome 2, Oket_V2, whole genome shotgun sequence genomic segment:
- the LOC118399643 gene encoding monocarboxylate transporter 9-like — MSPNTSKKALDGGWGWVVIVACFMAQFLAYGSPQSVGVLYPEWLHTFQEGKGMTAWVGSLVSGVGLIASPVCSACVDNFGARPVTIFSGVMVAGGLMLSAFAPNVQFLIFSYGIVVGLGCGLVYAATLTITCQYFDKRRGLALGIVTTGTSVGGFLYATAQNELIVLFGLEGCLLIIGALALNLMACAGFMRPLNMPGYYLKQKAALERTKEQPFTKPPADDLKTTPGTGEKKLAVKDHLITIDAKDIPTPDNKRGFMAGLAIVKIIKKKRQAYSKYMHSTADFLHDRNFMALCIAIFLFSLGAFPPVLFMEDVAQSEGLIDEVKIIPLVSIVAITTGVGKLTLGMLADMRWINSVFLYAFTLLGTGTALLLIPISKSYVGLQVLSAVVGFFSGNWSLTSYITTKIVGLDKLTQAHGILMFFGGFGIMLGPPVVGWFFDWTQSYDLAFYFSGGSVLLGGVTLFLCALPCWDKKKADIDRPDIQYTSNCDKVASVA; from the exons ATGAGTCCTAATACCTCAAAGAAAGCGCTGGATGGAGGTTGGGGATGGGTGGTCATTGTGGCCTGCTTCATGGCTCAGTTCCTGGCCTACGGCTCCCCCCAGTCGGTGGGCGTCCTGTACCCAGAGTGGCTCCACACCTTCCAGGAGGGGAAAGGCATGACGGCATGGGTCGGCTCCTTGGTCTCTGGAGTGGGACTCATAGCCA GTCCTGTCTGCAGTGCCTGTGTGGATAACTTTGGGGCACGCCCTGTGACCATCTTCAGTGGGGTCATGGTGGCAGGGGGCCTGATGCTCAGCGCCTTTGCCCCAAACGTCCAGTTCCTCATCTTCTCTTACGGGATTGTCGTCG GTCTTGGCTGCGGTCTTGTCTATGCTGCCACATTGACCATCACCTGTCAGTACTTTGACAAGAGACGTGGCCTCGCCCTCGGCATAGTCACCACAG GCACAAGTGTGGGAGGGTTCCTCTATGCCACAGCTCAGAATGAGCTGATTGTTCTCTTTGGCCTGGAAGGCTGTCTGCTGATCATCGGGGCCTTGGCCCTCAACCTCATGGCCTGTGCCGGCTTCATGAGGCCCCTGAACATGCCTGGCTACTACCTCAAACAGAAGGCTGCTCTGGAGCGCACAAAGGAGCAGCCTTTCACGAAACCGCCTGCTGACGACCTCAAGACCACACCGGGCACTGGTGAGAAAAAGCTGGCGGTCAAGGATCACCTGATCACCATCGACGCCAAAGACATCCCCACACCTGACAACAAAAGGGGGTTCATGGCAGGTTTAGCCATTGTGAAAATTATTAAGAAGAAGCGTCAGGCTTACTCAAAGTACATGCACTCCACGGCTGACTTCCTGCATGACAGAAACTTCATGGCCCTCTGCATAGCTATATTCCTGTTCAGCCTCGGAGCCTTCCCCCCGGTCCTCTTCATGGAGGACGTGGCCCAGAGTGAGGGCCTCATCGACGAGGTCAAAATCATCCCCCTGGTCTCTATTGTAGCCATCACTACCGGTGTGGGCAAGCTGACCCTGGGCATGCTAGCAGACATGAGGTGGATCAACAGTGTGTTCCTGTATGCCTTCACCCTGCTGGGGACCGGGACGGCCCTTCTCCTCATCCCCATCTCCAAGAGCTACGTAggcctgcaggtcctctcagctGTGGTGGGCTTCTTCTCTGGGAACTGGTCCCTAACGTCATATATCACTACCAAGATCGTGGGCCTGGACAAACTGACCCAAGCCCATGGGATCCTCATGTTCTTCGGTGGATTCGGGATCATGCTTGGGCCCCCTGTTGTTG GGTGGTTCTTTGACTGGACACAGTCCTATGACCTGGCCTTCTACTTCAGTGGAGGCTCTGTGCTCCTGGGTGGAGTCACGCTCTTTCTGTGTGCTCTGCCCTGCTGGGACAAAAAGAAGGCTGACATCGACAGGCCCGACATTCAGTACACCAGCAACTGTGACAAAGTTGCCTCTGTAGCCTGA